The proteins below are encoded in one region of Macrobrachium rosenbergii isolate ZJJX-2024 chromosome 29, ASM4041242v1, whole genome shotgun sequence:
- the LOC136854518 gene encoding calcium-independent phospholipase A2-gamma-like → MASSGSSLAQWRILAGLRDYLQRITPALGAVPKAAPKAFEASESFQSQVNPHDRVQCTGNPPQNSGTKNEDVVKVEDSPSGSITELQRVLGAVSSYIPLYFSQIRLHFSKNNEPPVEQKSIPKWKVQKGRISKSSIDARTRFLVKGIGDHLTEAGRLRKLESLCKHIRDFPQAKGVAVKQGGISKLLRILERTEDRYVEYEAREALALLGYTPPVSGHGIRLLTIDGGGVRGLVAIEVLRRIEEEAGQPIHELFDYICGVSTGAILAVLIGAHQQSIDECEKLYRKLSTQIFTQTTFQGAKGLFMKSSYYDSDAWTNILKANMGEISLIETARDVDACKLCLVATSANTNKVQAYLFRNYNLPYRVSSHYQGSSQPQLWEAVRASAAAPGYFSEFKIGDLIFLDGGIFVNNPTAIALHEAKQLWPDVDLQCVVSVGTGRHEPIAMINDSSTFNWATRIRTVVNSATDTEGVHTTMHDLLPGNVYFRFNPYLSDEIGLDEIGENRLSMMMEDTNLYLRKNELKIQEAVRALTKAKNPLDKVKDWVDYQRQVWTVI, encoded by the exons ATGGCATCAAGTGGTAGCAGCCTCGCTCAGTGGCGAATACTTGCTGGCCTTCGTGATTACCTTCAGCGAATAACACCTGCATTAGGTGCTGTACCGAAGGCAGCTCCAAAAGCTTTTGAAGCATCAGAATCTTTTCAATCTCAGGTGAACCCCCATGATAGGGTGCAGTGTACGGGAAATCCACCTCAAAACTCAGGAACCAAAAATGAAGATGTTGTGAAGGTTGAAG actCACCAAGTGGAAGCATCACAGAATTGCAAAGAGTTCTGGGTGCTGTTAGTTCGTATATCCCCTTATACTTTTCACAAATACGtctccatttttcaaaaaataacgaACCCCCTGTCGAACAGAAGAGCATTCCCAAGTGGAAAGTACAAAAAGGCAGAATTTCCAAG TCTAGCATAGATGCCAGAACGCGGTTCTTGGTTAAAGGTATAGGGGATCATTTAACGGAAGCAGGTCGTCTAAGAAAACTCGAGTCACTGTGTAAACACATACGGGATTTTCCTCAGGCTAAGGGCGTTGCTGTAAAG CAAGGGGGTATATCAAAACTTTTAAGAATACTAGAAAGAACAGAGGACCGTTACGTTGAGTATGAAGCCCGAGAGGCACTTGCCTTGTTAGGGTACACCCCACCTGTTTCTGGTCACGGTATACGGCTGCTTACAATAGACGGAGGAGGTGTAAG GGGCTTGGTAGCTATAGAAGTACTTAGAAGAATTGAAGAAGAGGCAGGACAGCCAATTCACGAACTTTTCGATTATATCTGTGGGGTGTCAACAGGGGCCATTCTTGCCGTTTTAATTG GTGCTCATCAACAATCGATAGACGAATGTGAAAAATTATATCGTAAATTAAGCACACAAATATTTACTCAGACAACGTTTCAAGGTGCTAAAGGGCTTTTTATGAAGAGTTCTTATTACGATTCTGATGCCTGGACAAATATTCTGAAAGCAAATATGGGAGAAATATCGCTTATTGAGACTGCAAGAGATGTGGATGCTTGTAAG CTGTGTCTTGTTGCGACCTCAGCAAATACAAACAAAGTACAGGCTTACCTCTTCCGTAATTACAACCTTCCGTACAGAGTCTCCAGCCATTACCAGGGTTCATCGCAACCGCAGTTATGGGAAGCTGTTAGGGCGTCTGCCGCGGCACCTGGATATTTCTCGGAATTCAAAATCGGTGATCTTATTTTCTTG GATGGAGGTATATTTGTTAACAATCCCACTGCTATAGCTTTACATGAAGCTAAGCAGTTATGGCCTGATGTTGATTTGCAGTGTGTTGTGTCCGTTGGCACTGGTCGTCATGAACCAATTGCAATGATAAATGATTCGTCAACTTTCAACTGGGCCACTAGAATTAGGACTGTGGTTAATAGTGCTACAGATACCGAAG GTGTTCACACAACTATGCATGACCTGTTACCAGGGAATGTATATTTCCGTTTCAATCCATATCTCAGTGATGAGATTGGACTTGATGAGATAGGAGAAAATCGTCTGTCAATGATGATGGAAGACACAAATCTATACCTCCGCAAGAATGAGCTAAAGATTCAAGAAGCTGTTCGGGCCTTAACTAAAGCAAAAAATCCTTTGGACAAGGTAAAAGACTGGGTTGATTATCAGCGTCAGGTATGGACTGTAATCTAG